TGAGCAAATTCCACGACCGTAGCCCGCTGGTTTTGGAAGGAGATGCCATTTCAAACTGGCTGAGGCCTGAACTTCCGGAAGCGGATCTACGGGCGCTTCTTGAGCCCTACGAATGCCCGCATTTGGAGGAACCGAGGACCCACCACGCAACACTGATGCCGAGCCTTGGAGCGATCCTGAAATCTGGCAGATGATTGCCAGTGGCAATGGACGTGGAGTTCATCATATCGAAAGCCCGGCCATGACCAGCCTGGCTTGCATGGCTGATGTGCGGGACATCGACAGGTTGGTCGCTATCGTCTCAGTCATCAGACCAGGTGCCGCAAACGGGCTTAAAAAAACCCAGTTTGCACGCCGGGCTCAGGGGCTTGAACCCGTTGATTATGTCCATGAAAGTCTGTCAAAAGTGCTGAGCTCAACCTTCGGGGTTGTCGCATATGAAGAGCATATCCTCCAAATCTGCGAAGAATTTGCCGGACTACCAGGAGGCCGCGCTGATGTTCTGCGCCGTGCCCTGGTAAAGCAGGATGAAGCCAAAATTGCGGAGGTGAAAGTTGAGTTCATGGCGGCAGCAAAAGCTCGCTCTCGTGATGCCT
This is a stretch of genomic DNA from Prosthecobacter algae. It encodes these proteins:
- a CDS encoding SOS response-associated peptidase family protein, whose translation is MAGIWDVWESNAADDQEEPVITSMSVVTTPPGTYMSKFHDRSPLVLEGDAISNWLRPELPEADLRALLEPYECPHLEEPRTHHATLMPSLGAILKSGR